A genomic segment from Schistocerca gregaria isolate iqSchGreg1 unplaced genomic scaffold, iqSchGreg1.2 ptg001218l, whole genome shotgun sequence encodes:
- the LOC126329791 gene encoding uncharacterized protein LOC126329791 encodes MKVLSNLLLVVVILAGISMHLTQEETDSNSLKFVEDLNKYLSDSDKIAIDNYCNNTKIRCNSNGEIAGVILQDLELSEFPTGITIVKDTLKDLYMKNTKLKGNIPNEIYELTKLEHLRLEENNFDGSLSDNIKNLDKLRVLNLTGSSLSGEIPDGLYSMTELRFLSLRGNKFSGSLKDDIKSLDKLRNLDLADLSLSGSIPDGIYMLNNLTHIHLQGNKFSGSLSNDIKSLNNLKTLNLSGNKDISGSIPDGLYALVGLEYLDLMDNNISGSLSSKTGDMTMLTELNLGSNRLSGAIPNEIGKLNNLKVLEMRENEFEGDIPDLSGLTGLEHMNISSTKHSLNVKCDDKMLPPSIQKENCLVRPVSKLCDNVTRCEYSDKPIPKSSVGSIFYTYGLKMIVMMVKEISIHDKKSKEINVYNDQYVNIVKAMCMCVCIEKYDLYECM; translated from the exons ATGAAGGTGCTGAGTAATTTGTTATTGGTGGTGGTTATACTGGCTGGGATTTCGATGCATTTAACACAAGAAGAAACAGATAGTAATTCTTTGAAGTTTGTGGAAGATTTGAACAAGTATTTAAGTGATTCAGATAAAATAGCGATAGATAATTATTGTAATAACACGAAAATACGTTGCAATAGTAATGGTGAAATCGCCGGTGTTATATTACAGGATCTTGAGCTGTCTGAATTTCCTACAGGCATTACAATAGTTAAAGATACATTAAAAGATTTATatatgaaaaatacaaaattaaaaggtAACATCCCAAATGAAATTTATGAGCTGACGAAATTGGAACATCTGCGTCTGGAAGAGAACAATTTTGATGGTAGTTTAAGCGATAATATTAAAAACCTAgataaattaagagttcttaatttAACTGGATCAAGTCTATCTGGTGAGATACCTGATGGTCTGTACTCGATGACTGAATTACGATTTTTGAGTTTAAGAGGTAACAAGTTTAGTGGTAGTTTAAAGGATGATATTAAAAGTCTAGATAAATTACGGAATCTTGATTTAGCTGACTTGAGTCTATCTGGATCGATACCTGATGGTATATATATGTTGAATAATTTGACACATATACATTTACAAGGAAACAAATTTAGTGGTAGCTTGAGTAATGATATTAAAAGTCTGAACAACTTAAAGACTCTTAATTTAAGTGGTAACAAAGATATATCTGGATCGATACCTGATGGTCTATATGCACTAGTTGGATTAGAATATTTAGATCTTATGGATAACAATATCAGTGGTAGTTTATCATCTAAGACTGGTGATATGACCATGTTGACTGAGCTAAATTTGGGTTCAAATCGATTAAGTGGAGCTATACCAAATGAAATTGGTAAATTAAATAATCTGAAAGTTTTAGAAATGCGAGAGAATGAGTTTGAAGGTGATATTCCTGATTTAAGTGGTCTGACAGGATTAGAGCATATGAACATTAGCTcaacaaaacacagtttaaatGTGAAATGTGACGACAAAATGTTACCTCCATCTATTCAAAAGGAAAATTGTTTGGTTAGACCTGTAAGTAAACTGTGCGATAATGTCACACGCTGCGAATACAGTGATAAACCTATACCTAAATCATCAGTTGGTTCAATATTCTATACATATGGATTGAAAATGATTGTTATGATG GTAAAAGAGATAAGTATACATGATAAAAAAAGTAAGGAAATAAATGTATAT AATGATCAGTATGTAAATATTGTTAAggctatgtgtatgtgtgtatgtattgaGAAATATGATTTATATGAATGTATGTGA
- the LOC126329792 gene encoding uncharacterized protein LOC126329792, with protein MARLSMMNKLLIVVIIVAEISRIFSIEDNPSKVFVVELNKLLVNNKISDDYCIDERIFCDNDQISIVNLEAVNISRFPVEIIIIKDTLKSLTITYANLKGNIPDEIYKLTELEYLNLEGTNLVLSYLDLNGSSLSGSIPDGLYSLTELEYLNLQGSKFNGGLSGKIRDMNKLLALDLSGSNLSGPIPDDLYSLTELRYLNLQQNRFDGGLNDKIRDLNKLLYLDLSGSNISGSIPDGLYSLTKLEYLYLMGNSINGTLSPKIGNMIRLTSLNLSFNQLSGIIPNEIGNLINLKDLEMRENKFEGNIPDLSRLEILVNMNISSTKHILNASCDNKTLPPYITKNRCFIAPVNRLCNSTIHCEYSNKPVDKSSIGSMFYTPILKMVVMMIACRGVIETERFIEG; from the exons ATGGCAAGACTG AGCATGATGAACAAGTTACTAATAGTGGTGATTATAGTGGCTGAGATTTCAAGAATATTTTCGATAGAAGATAACCCTTCGAAGGTATTTGTGGTGGAGTTGAACAAGTTGTTGGTGAATAATAAAATTTCAGATGACTACTGCATTGATGAAAGGATATTTTGCGATAATGATCAGATCAGTATTGTGAATCTAGAAGCGGTTAATATATCCAGATTTCCTGTAGAGATTATAATAATTAAGGATACATTAAAGAGTTTGACAATAACATACGCAAACCTGAAAGGTAACATTCCAGATGAAATTTATAAATTGACTGAATTGGAATATCTAAATTTAGAAGGAACAAATTTAGTG CTATCGTACCTTGACTTAAATGGATCAAGTCTATCTGGATCGATACCTGACGGTCTATATTCATTAACTGAATTAGAATATCTGAATCTACAAGGAAGTAAATTTAATGGTGGTTTAAGTGGTAAGATTAGAGATATGAATAAATTATTGGCTCTTGACTTAAGTGGATCAAATCTGTCTGGACCGATACCTGATGATCTATACTCATTAACTGAATTACGATATCTGAATCTACAACAAAACAGATTTGATGGTGGTTTAAATGATAAGATTAGAGATCTGAATAAATTATTGTATCTTGACTTAAGTGGATCAAATATATCTGGATCgatacctgatggtctatattcaTTGACTAAATTGGAATATCTATATCTTATGGGTAATAGTATCAATGGTACTTTATCACCTAAGATTGGTAATATGATTAGGTTGACTAGTCTAAATCTAAGTTTTAATCAATTAAGTGGAATTATACCAAATGAAATAGGTAATTTAATCAATCTGAAAGATTTAGAAATGAGAGAGAATAAATTTGAAGGTAATATTCCTGATCTGAGTCGTCTGGAAATTTTAGTAAATATGAATATTAGCTCAACAAAACATATTCTGAATGCAAGTTGTGATAATAAAACGTTACCTCCATATATTACTAAGAACAGATGTTTCATTGCACCTGTGAACAGATTATGCAATAGTACTATACACTGCGAATATAGCAATAAGCCTGTAGATAAATCATCAATTGGTTCAATGTTCTACACACCAATACTGAAAATGGTTGTTATGATGATAGCGTGCAGAGGTGTGATAGAGACG GAGAGATTTATTGAGGGTTGA